One window of the Pieris rapae chromosome 13, ilPieRapa1.1, whole genome shotgun sequence genome contains the following:
- the LOC111004209 gene encoding zinc finger SWIM domain-containing protein 5, producing MSTCAPRACCRPRAPATLLDITAKIVAASIPFQRIEERYERIPEPVQRRVVYWSFPRDERDICMYSSLARAPPDDHRNIAFCRGLKLLEAGCVENVLQVGFHLSGVVRAPAAISPCSAEPERLYRVTVSFDRCKITGVTCSCEARDIFWCQHVVALALYRIRNADSVRLRVPISETLLQMDRQQLQKFVQYLIAEHHTEVLPTAQKLADEVLQARSAINRICGAPDPTAGPPPDAHHAWHLDEIQVCEQVRAYLLQGTYYNANKQLNSLFSKVREMLRAQDSNGPRMLMLMTEQFLSDPRLLLWRNQNTPMTEKCRQLWEQLGALWVSIVLDPGSNECYRTQWRKLLEKWSAVEVCPTEDPDYRSFPLYARERERNERDRDRDHRDRDRERREERDRERLREREERDRHRERQRREVHSHSESSDEESRPNNYEREYRRASKRLRLHNQRSQPLTPRTVFHKALDAVDISWENDHLKNILSSDEYCDPDKLDKAGASNASTTLQCYPKFNEIGQPLWHEHLPVVGARIEALRAHGRAPAALRLAVAAARAMRHRQEVAQQRWLDAGGGEASGSSNSTNSNSSNNSSRECGSESCGGQCDRVKLSLICAHMDAGTCLSNTDTCALSHTHRCIGKDSRCWTGWTLEAIWCVYECLADACLAPDDQRASPRLHTYIDEEPNTGLPPRYQHVPVAGSKNPEETYLALALEAALLGLGMQRMLPNGLYAQERYCKQEERLISQLQRVEGEAAAGVCGRVARALLAGGPSSCLGTKVHPRSAPAHTFARFLFLALLPTDPDLAYRVGLRAMRLPMVEEAYALDGGGAGAGGAGAWHTLQHAEQQQAALASALLGAARGTPSRLRAALAAAQRHVRSAAQLFRLAQDALRHAAPPDAPHHHRDLLAAAFELGLQVLRMTLSAVNWRRREMVRWLVTCATELGLDALLSIMQKWYELFTPTEATGPVAAAAMSHATALRLGLSFEQQEKLSSCARTLALQCANKDPPGCALSALTVCEGSAGAFEAACVAVGGAAARGALASSQLFAVARYMEQRGQPARAMRLATLAMRNLHLHYNQDSHPAIADIHWAVALAHSLGRAELQAMLPLLVKNVQCAPVLSDVLRRCCVAAAGCSRSRPPPPRPPTPLRPLLEAALRAYASTTHARLAHISPRHYADFVEFLGKARDTFALAHDGPHQFAALLQEIKLKYKGKKKLMFLVKERFG from the exons GTTTCCATCTGAGTGGAGTTGTTCGAGCACCAGCGGCCATCAGCCCCTGTTCAGCTGAACCTGAAAGGCTATATAGAGTTACAGTTTCATTTGacag GTGCAAGATAACTGGGGTAACATGCAGTTGCGAAGCGCGCGACATCTTTTGGTGTCAGCATGTAGTCGCCTTAGCTCTGTACCGCATAAGAAATGCGGATTCAGTGAGGCTACGGGTTCCCATATCAG AAACCCTACTGCAGATGGATCGGCAGCAGCTCCAGAAGTTTGTACAGTATTTAATAGCGGAACATCACACGGAGGTACTGCCGACCGCGCAGAAGTTGGCTGATGAAGTGCTGCAGGCGCGATCAGCTATCAACAGGATCTGTGGGGCCCCTGACCCAACAGCGGGTCCTCCGCCTGATGCACATCATGCTTGGCATTTGGACGAGATTCAG GTTTGCGAACAAGTGCGGGCATATTTACTACAGGGAACATATTATAATGCCAACAAGCAATTAAACTCCTTATTTTCGAAG GTCAGGGAGATGCTCCGTGCGCAAGACTCGAACGGTCCACGAATGCTTATGTTGATGACGGAGCAGTTCCTATCAGACCCTCGGCTTCTGTTGTGGCGGAATCAGAATACCCCCATGACAGAAAAATGTAGACAACTGTGGGAACAATTGGGTGCCTTATGGGTCAGCATTGTGTTGGACCCGGGTAGCAATGAGTGCTATAGGACACAGTGGAGGAAACTGTTAGAAAAATGGTCTGCTGTGGAAGTCTGCCCCACAGAGGATCCCGATTATAGGTCTTTTCCGTTG TACGCGAGAGAAAGGGAGAGAAATGAAAGAGATCGCGACAGAGATCACAGAGATAGAGATAGAGAGAGAAGGGAAGAGAGGGACAGGGAGAGGCTAAGGGAAAGAGAAGAGAGGGACAG GCATAGAGAACGTCAGCGAAGAGAAGTCCATTCCCACTCAGAAAGCTCCGATGAAGAATCTAGaccaaataa CTACGAACGTGAATATAGAAGAGCAAGCAAACGGTTAAGGCTACACAATCAAAGATCACAACCACTCACTCCACGCACGGTGTTTCATAA AGCACTGGACGCGGTAGATATTTCATGGGAAAATGATCACCTCAAGAACATCCTCAGTTCAGACGAGTACTGTGACCCAGATAAACTGGACAAAGCCGGTGCCTCCAACGCATCCACCACCCTTCAGTGTTACCCCAAATTCAACGAAATTGGTCAACCTTTATGGCATG AACATTTACCAGTAGTGGGCGCCAGAATAGAGGCCTTACGTGCCCATGGACGCGCGCCCGCCGCTCTCAGACTTGCTGTCGCTGCTGCCAGGGCCATGAGACATCGAcag gaAGTAGCGCAACAGAGATGGCTAGACGCGGGTGGAGGGGAGGCATCAGGTAGTAGTAATTCCACCAACTCTAACTCCAGTAACAACTCGAGTAGGGAATGTGGCAGCGAATCGTGCGGCGGTCAATGTGACAGAGTGAAGTTGTCGCTGATTTGCGCTCATATGGACGCGGGCACGTGCTTATCGAATACGGATACGTGCGCGCTATCGCATACGCACCGATGTATTGGAAAAG ACAGTAGGTGTTGGACGGGTTGGACGTTAGAGGCAATCTGGTGCGTGTACGAGTGTCTGGCTGACGCGTGCCTGGCGCCAGATGACCAACGGGCATCGCCGCGACTTCACACCTATATCGATGAGGAGCCCAACACCGGACTTCCACCTCG GTATCAACATGTACCGGTAGCAGGCAGTAAGAACCCCGAAGAGACCTACTTAGCATTAGCGTTAGAAGCCGCTCTACTTGGCCTTGGAATGCAAAGAATGCTGCCAAACGGACTATACGCGCAGGAGAGGTATTGCAAACAG GAGGAGCGATTAATAAGCCAACTCCAGCGAGTGGAGGGTGAGGCAGCTGCGGGTGTGTGTGGTCGGGTAGCGCGGGCTCTATTGGCGGGTGGACCCTCCTCCTGTCTCGGCACCAAGGTCCATCCCAGGTCTGCTCCCGCGCATACCTTCGCGAGGTTCCTGTTCCTGGCTCTGTTGCCTACTGACCCGGATTTGGCGTATCGGGTCGGATTAAGAGCTATGAG ACTGCCCATGGTGGAAGAGGCGTACGCGTTAGATGGGGGCGGGGCAGGCGCGGGTGGAGCGGGGGCGTGGCATACACTACAGCACGCCGAGCAGCAGCAGGCGGCTTTGGCCAGTGCGCTCTTGG GCGCGGCTCGTGGTACGCCCAGTCGTCTACGCGCTGCGTTGGCGGCTGCGCAACGCCACGTACGCTCAGCGGCGCAGCTGTTCCGCCTGGCGCAAGATGCGTTACGTCACGCCGCGCCGCCAGACGCGCCTCACCACCATCGGGATCTGTTGGCTGCTGCGTTCGAGTTGGGTCTACAG GTGTTAAGAATGACGCTGTCAGCCGTGAACTGGCGACGCCGTGAGATGGTCCGATGGCTAGTCACGTGCGCCACTGAGCTGGGTCTCGACGCATTGCTGTCCATTATGCAGAAGTG GTATGAACTATTCACGCCCACTGAAGCTACTGGCCCTGTTGCGGCGGCCGCCATGTCCCACGCCACAGCGTTAAGACTAGGCCTTAGCTTCGAACAACAAGAGAAACTTAGTTCCTGTGCGAGGACATTGGCCTTGCAGTGTGCGAATAAg GATCCGCCTGGCTGCGCTCTAAGTGCGCTAACGGTGTGTGAGGGCTCGGCTGGGGCGTTCGAAGCAGCGTGTGTAGCGGTGGGTGGAGCGGCGGCCAGAGGCGCGTTGGCCTCGAGCCAACTGTTCGCTGTGGCCCGGTATATGGAACAACGCGGTCAACCCGCCAGAGCGATGCGTCTGGCAACACTGGCCATGCGGAATCTGCATCTGCATTATAACCAG GATAGTCATCCAGCGATAGCTGATATCCACTGGGCTGTTGCGCTTGCGCATTCCTTGGGCCGAGCGGAACTTCAAGCTATGTTGCCTTTACTCGTTAAGAACGTGCAATGTGCGCCCGTACTT TCGGACGTGTTGCGGCGTTGTTGCGTAGCGGCAGCGGGTTGTTCGCGGTCGCGGCCGCCGCCTCCGCGTCCGCCCACGCCCCTGCGTCCGCTACTCGAAGCCGCGCTACGGGCCTACGCTTCTACCACTCACGCGCGACTCGCGCATATATCGCCACGACATTATGCGGACTTTGTCGAATTTCTTG GTAAAGCCCGCGACACATTCGCCCTGGCCCACGACGGGCCTCACCAGTTCGCTGCCTTGTTACAGGAAATCAAACTAAAATACAAAGGCAAGAAGAAACTAATGTTCCTCGTTAAAGAAAGATTCGGTTGA